In Planctomycetota bacterium, a single genomic region encodes these proteins:
- a CDS encoding PVC-type heme-binding CxxCH protein, protein MLLIGFLLACAQDSGAPDPETARAALVPADGFEAACVAWEPDVVDPIALAFDEKGRLWVVEMPGYPNGGLAESPPRAPGRVKILDDFRDGRYRKVTVFVSGLDFPTSVLPYRRGAIVAAAPDLLYFEDTDGDGRADRRRVLYTGFGRKNIQALVNGLLWGIDNWVHGLGAGNGGEILCPERPDRPPVSLGGRAFRFRPDEPGRFEAESGLGGQYGLAEDDTGRRFTCANPAHLKEIVLPDRYLARAPYVSAPPAVVDIPEHGAAARLYRLSPFETWRVERTRRRAGSADASRFAKTELVPGGYVTSASGLTVYRGDLFPEPYRGNVFVCDPANNVVHRDVLVPEGVRHRARRAEEEKEREFLASRDIWFRPVFLASGPDGALYVADFAREVIETPLSLPDDLKASLNLESRGAGRIWRVAPRGAAAGSVPRLDAASDEELARTLAHPNAWRRLTAQRLLVQDRRRGAVPAVRALLAARDPLARLHALWTLDGLGALEAPDVERALQDPAPRVREHAVRLAEGRLAHAAPLAP, encoded by the coding sequence ATGCTCCTGATCGGTTTCCTTCTGGCCTGCGCTCAGGACTCCGGCGCGCCCGACCCCGAAACGGCGCGCGCCGCGCTCGTGCCCGCCGACGGATTCGAAGCCGCGTGCGTCGCCTGGGAACCGGATGTCGTCGATCCCATCGCGCTCGCCTTCGACGAAAAGGGCCGTCTCTGGGTCGTCGAAATGCCCGGCTATCCCAATGGAGGCCTGGCCGAAAGCCCCCCTCGCGCCCCCGGGCGCGTCAAGATCCTCGACGACTTCCGCGACGGCCGCTACCGTAAAGTCACCGTCTTCGTCTCCGGTCTCGATTTTCCCACGTCGGTCCTGCCCTACCGCCGGGGCGCGATCGTGGCCGCGGCGCCGGACCTCCTTTATTTCGAGGACACCGACGGCGACGGGCGCGCCGACCGCCGCCGCGTTCTCTACACCGGCTTCGGACGCAAGAACATCCAGGCCCTCGTCAACGGCCTCCTCTGGGGAATCGACAACTGGGTCCACGGCCTCGGGGCCGGAAACGGCGGCGAAATCCTCTGCCCGGAGCGTCCCGACCGGCCCCCCGTCTCCCTCGGAGGGCGCGCCTTCCGGTTCCGCCCCGACGAGCCCGGACGCTTCGAGGCCGAAAGCGGACTGGGCGGACAGTACGGCCTGGCCGAGGACGACACGGGCCGACGGTTCACCTGCGCCAACCCCGCCCATCTTAAGGAAATCGTCCTCCCGGACCGCTACCTGGCCCGCGCTCCCTACGTCTCCGCGCCGCCCGCCGTCGTGGACATTCCCGAACACGGCGCGGCCGCGCGCCTTTATCGCCTCAGCCCCTTCGAAACCTGGCGCGTCGAGCGCACCCGCCGGCGGGCGGGCTCGGCCGACGCGTCGCGCTTCGCCAAGACGGAGCTTGTTCCCGGCGGCTACGTCACCAGCGCCTCGGGCCTGACCGTCTACCGCGGCGACCTCTTCCCCGAACCCTATCGCGGGAACGTCTTCGTCTGCGACCCGGCCAACAACGTCGTCCACCGCGACGTCCTCGTGCCCGAAGGCGTCCGCCATCGGGCCCGCCGCGCCGAGGAGGAAAAGGAGCGCGAGTTCCTGGCCTCGCGGGACATCTGGTTCCGCCCCGTGTTCCTCGCCTCGGGACCCGACGGCGCGCTCTACGTGGCCGACTTCGCGCGCGAGGTGATCGAAACTCCGCTTTCCCTCCCGGACGACCTCAAGGCGTCGCTCAACCTGGAAAGTCGCGGGGCCGGGCGGATCTGGCGCGTGGCCCCCCGGGGCGCCGCCGCCGGTTCCGTTCCGCGGCTCGACGCGGCCTCCGACGAGGAGCTGGCGCGGACGCTCGCCCACCCGAACGCCTGGCGCCGCCTGACCGCCCAGCGGCTCCTCGTCCAGGACCGCCGCCGGGGCGCCGTCCCCGCCGTGCGGGCGCTCCTCGCCGCGCGCGACCCGCTCGCGCGCCTGCACGCGCTCTGGACGCTCGACGGCCT
- a CDS encoding twin-arginine translocase TatA/TatE family subunit, producing the protein MGRLSPMELLLVVTVLLLLFGTSKIPQLMRSLGSGLTEFKKGLREGSSGGSEPPKESSPPAP; encoded by the coding sequence ATGGGCCGCCTTTCTCCGATGGAACTTCTTCTCGTGGTGACGGTCCTTCTTCTTCTTTTCGGAACGTCCAAAATCCCGCAGCTCATGAGGTCTCTCGGAAGCGGGCTGACCGAATTCAAGAAGGGCCTGCGGGAAGGCTCTTCCGGCGGATCGGAGCCCCCCAAGGAGTCCTCCCCCCCGGCGCCTTGA
- a CDS encoding sigma-70 family RNA polymerase sigma factor, giving the protein MPSAPAPTPEEVAERYLPRVYRFCRGLLRDDAEAEEACQETFLAISRRAGELAGVKRLTPWVLKIALLTCLHARRRRRQGVPRERDVEPDDLRAEDPPVDRDEDAERIRAAMERLPDRYRAVLILRFQQELTTEEAADVLGISSGAARVLLHRAVLRLRREVRGT; this is encoded by the coding sequence ATGCCATCGGCGCCTGCGCCCACGCCGGAGGAGGTCGCGGAGCGGTACCTGCCCCGCGTGTACCGTTTCTGCCGCGGGCTTCTTCGGGACGACGCGGAGGCGGAGGAGGCCTGCCAGGAGACCTTCCTGGCGATCTCCCGCCGGGCCGGCGAGCTGGCGGGCGTGAAGCGCCTGACGCCGTGGGTTCTCAAGATCGCGCTGCTCACGTGCCTTCATGCCCGCCGCCGGAGGCGTCAAGGCGTGCCGCGGGAGCGCGACGTCGAGCCGGACGACCTGCGGGCCGAGGATCCTCCCGTGGATCGGGACGAGGACGCGGAGCGGATCCGCGCCGCGATGGAGCGCCTGCCGGATCGGTACCGGGCCGTGCTGATTCTGAGGTTTCAGCAGGAGCTGACGACGGAGGAGGCGGCGGACGTCCTGGGGATCTCCTCGGGCGCCGCGCGGGTGCTGCTTCACCGGGCGGTGCTTCGACTGCGGCGCGAGGTGCGTGGAACATGA
- a CDS encoding glycosyltransferase family 39 protein, giving the protein MGLRAFLKQPAVLLLGAITAVRAVAAALVPLTPEEAYHWTFAVRLDWSYYDHPPMIAWGIALGRALFGDTPWGVRFMPLVWGTATAALLARLAARLYGPAAASRAILLLALEPIVLAAGGTAFPDAPLFFFWTISLTAAWTAIETGRTRPWLLSGFALGGALLSKYTAVFLPLSVLLFLLFSRPYRNRLARPGPYLGAAVALLVFSPVLLWNAAHDWVSFRYQSVNRFEQIDGVRLVAGLKFIGQQWLGVVPLTLPLAIAAGGRMARSGRPPERFLLACALPMLGFFFVLGWTRPIHLLWPAPAWLSLTVGMAGALAHPAGAVERFYDRRKGAALAAAGLALLAGAAHAAFFLPGFSPFQGLYGWKEVAGAAREIRRTLPADAFYLGLGRKYTVPSQLAFRLGPSEEVHGKNLLGLLGLQFDFWADPEKLAGRDAVVVLEGGDRTVQLEALLRSRFERVEPAGELSIPVGRCTVLREPPLRFFLFRAWGYRPSAAAGRAAARESSYGAR; this is encoded by the coding sequence ATGGGCCTTCGCGCGTTCCTGAAACAGCCCGCGGTCCTCCTCCTGGGGGCGATCACCGCCGTTCGGGCGGTCGCCGCGGCGCTTGTGCCCCTCACCCCCGAAGAGGCGTACCATTGGACCTTCGCCGTCCGGCTCGACTGGTCCTACTACGATCACCCTCCGATGATCGCCTGGGGCATCGCCCTGGGACGCGCGCTCTTCGGCGATACGCCGTGGGGCGTCCGCTTCATGCCCCTGGTCTGGGGGACGGCCACGGCGGCGCTCCTGGCCCGCCTCGCCGCACGCCTCTACGGTCCCGCCGCCGCCTCGCGGGCGATCCTCCTTCTGGCGCTGGAGCCGATCGTCCTGGCCGCCGGAGGCACCGCGTTTCCGGACGCGCCCCTGTTTTTCTTCTGGACGATCTCCCTGACGGCGGCCTGGACGGCGATCGAAACCGGACGGACGCGCCCCTGGCTTCTTTCCGGCTTCGCCCTCGGCGGCGCGCTCCTGTCGAAATACACGGCGGTCTTTCTGCCGCTCTCCGTCCTTCTCTTTCTTCTCTTTTCGCGTCCCTACCGGAATCGCCTGGCCCGGCCCGGGCCCTACCTGGGCGCGGCCGTCGCGCTCCTCGTCTTTTCTCCGGTCCTCCTCTGGAACGCCGCCCACGACTGGGTGTCCTTCCGCTATCAGAGCGTCAACCGCTTCGAACAGATCGACGGCGTCCGGCTCGTGGCGGGACTCAAGTTCATCGGCCAGCAGTGGCTCGGCGTCGTCCCCCTCACCCTGCCGCTGGCGATCGCCGCCGGAGGCCGGATGGCGCGGTCCGGCCGACCCCCGGAGCGCTTCCTTCTGGCCTGCGCCCTGCCGATGCTGGGCTTTTTCTTCGTTCTGGGCTGGACGCGGCCGATCCACCTCCTCTGGCCCGCGCCGGCGTGGCTTTCGCTCACGGTCGGAATGGCGGGCGCGCTCGCGCATCCGGCGGGCGCCGTCGAGCGCTTCTACGACCGCCGAAAGGGGGCGGCCCTGGCGGCGGCGGGACTGGCGCTTTTGGCGGGGGCGGCCCACGCGGCCTTCTTCCTGCCGGGATTCTCCCCCTTCCAGGGCCTCTACGGGTGGAAAGAGGTCGCCGGCGCCGCCCGCGAAATCCGCCGGACCCTCCCCGCGGACGCCTTCTACCTCGGGCTGGGCCGTAAGTACACCGTCCCGAGTCAGCTCGCCTTCCGCCTGGGACCTTCCGAGGAAGTCCACGGCAAGAATCTCCTCGGGCTCCTCGGCCTGCAGTTCGACTTCTGGGCCGACCCCGAAAAGCTTGCCGGACGGGACGCCGTCGTCGTTCTCGAGGGAGGAGACCGCACGGTTCAGCTCGAGGCGCTGCTCCGGAGCCGATTCGAGCGCGTGGAGCCGGCCGGGGAGCTGTCGATTCCCGTGGGACGATGCACGGTCCTGCGCGAACCGCCGCTGCGGTTTTTCCTGTTCCGGGCTTGGGGGTACCGGCCCTCCGCGGCCGCGGGGCGCGCCGCGGCGCGGGAATCCTCCTACGGCGCCCGGTAG
- a CDS encoding glycosyltransferase family 2 protein, which produces MKTFDRPPRATVIVPTWNEAGNVEPLARRVHAALPEAEILFVDDASTDGTPDRVRALSPGLPVRLIERRGERGLSTAVLRGIAEASSDLCVVMDADLSHPPDALPALVEAVERGADLAVGSRYVPGGSIDEWPRLRRMTSRAGTWLARPLTSVRDPLAGFFALRRSLLRGVELRPRGFKILLEILARAPVRRTVEIPIRFQDREAGLSKFGRRERREFLKQVWTLYRERNAWPWKLLKFLVVGGLGVLVHLAVLAALVERGGMTPPAAAVPAFAAAMSFNWALNRRWTFRARSRAAGSYLAYAAGALGGLAVQVAVMRAMSPLPYLAAALAGIAAGTAVTYWTSQRWAFARS; this is translated from the coding sequence ATGAAAACCTTCGACCGCCCTCCCCGGGCCACGGTGATCGTGCCCACCTGGAACGAAGCCGGAAACGTCGAGCCCCTCGCCCGCCGCGTCCACGCGGCGCTTCCGGAGGCGGAAATCCTCTTCGTGGACGACGCCTCGACGGACGGAACCCCCGACCGCGTCCGCGCCCTGTCCCCCGGGCTTCCCGTGCGCCTCATCGAGCGGCGCGGAGAGCGCGGGCTTTCGACGGCCGTGCTGCGCGGAATCGCGGAAGCTTCCTCGGATCTCTGCGTCGTCATGGACGCGGACCTCAGCCACCCGCCCGACGCGCTTCCGGCCCTCGTGGAAGCCGTCGAGCGCGGCGCCGACCTCGCGGTCGGCAGCCGGTACGTCCCGGGCGGCTCCATCGACGAATGGCCCCGGCTCCGGCGAATGACCTCGCGCGCGGGAACGTGGCTGGCGCGGCCCCTCACCTCCGTCCGGGACCCTCTGGCGGGATTCTTCGCCCTGCGCCGCTCGCTGCTCCGGGGCGTCGAGCTCCGGCCCCGCGGTTTCAAGATCCTCCTCGAAATCCTCGCCCGCGCGCCCGTGCGGCGCACGGTCGAGATCCCCATCCGCTTCCAGGACCGGGAAGCGGGCCTCAGCAAGTTCGGACGCCGCGAACGGAGGGAATTCCTCAAGCAGGTCTGGACGCTCTACCGGGAACGGAACGCCTGGCCGTGGAAACTCCTCAAGTTCCTCGTCGTGGGCGGACTGGGCGTCCTCGTGCACCTGGCGGTGCTGGCGGCTCTGGTCGAGCGCGGCGGAATGACCCCTCCGGCGGCCGCGGTCCCGGCCTTCGCGGCCGCGATGAGCTTCAACTGGGCGCTCAACCGCCGGTGGACCTTCCGCGCCCGCTCCCGCGCGGCGGGCTCCTACCTGGCCTACGCGGCCGGCGCCCTCGGTGGACTCGCCGTCCAGGTGGCCGTCATGCGGGCGATGTCGCCCCTTCCGTATCTGGCAGCGGCGCTCGCGGGCATCGCCGCCGGAACCGCCGTGACCTATTGGACGAGCCAGCGATGGGCCTTCGCGCGTTCCTGA
- a CDS encoding DUF1207 domain-containing protein — MRVQWILWLACVQTPQDRPVSPEPSALERPAPDSWTVEIFPEERIYEPYRADPRQSRSGSKIQFPVRGRGRDIKIENALGGSRPLALWSDPRDSRRSMELSLEAAVFSRFDIPEQWDMDAADYRFGFPFVYREGPVALKVHVWHLTSHLGDEYLSRVEGAERLSYHLEELALGMAVDLASVGRAYAEVGLPLYVGSDTEGGRVQLGLEWVDAAPPGGPGPYAAADLHARREQDWDPGLTVQLGLLRKPSSPGGTTLRGFLEYYRGPEQQTQFLSEREHYWAVGFAADF; from the coding sequence GTGAGGGTTCAGTGGATTCTCTGGCTGGCCTGCGTCCAGACCCCCCAGGACCGGCCCGTGTCCCCGGAGCCGTCCGCCCTGGAACGCCCGGCGCCGGACTCCTGGACGGTCGAGATCTTCCCCGAAGAACGGATCTATGAGCCGTATCGGGCGGACCCCCGCCAGTCCCGCAGCGGATCGAAGATCCAGTTTCCCGTCCGGGGTCGGGGAAGGGACATCAAGATCGAAAACGCCCTCGGCGGTTCCCGTCCGCTGGCGTTGTGGTCGGATCCCCGCGACTCCCGGCGCTCGATGGAACTGTCGCTCGAGGCGGCGGTCTTTTCCCGTTTCGATATCCCCGAGCAATGGGATATGGACGCCGCGGACTACCGGTTCGGGTTCCCGTTCGTGTACCGCGAGGGGCCCGTGGCGCTCAAGGTCCACGTCTGGCATCTGACCTCGCACCTGGGCGACGAATATCTCTCGCGCGTCGAGGGAGCCGAGCGCCTGAGCTATCACCTGGAGGAGCTGGCGCTCGGGATGGCGGTCGATCTGGCCTCCGTCGGCCGCGCGTACGCCGAAGTGGGCCTTCCGCTCTATGTCGGAAGCGACACCGAAGGGGGCCGTGTCCAGCTCGGCCTGGAATGGGTCGACGCCGCCCCGCCCGGAGGCCCGGGGCCGTACGCGGCGGCCGATCTTCACGCCCGTCGCGAGCAGGATTGGGATCCCGGCCTGACGGTGCAGCTCGGACTTCTGCGGAAGCCCTCATCGCCCGGCGGAACGACGCTGCGGGGCTTTCTGGAGTACTATCGGGGCCCCGAGCAGCAGACCCAGTTCCTTTCGGAACGGGAACATTACTGGGCCGTCGGCTTCGCGGCCGACTTCTGA
- a CDS encoding glycosyltransferase family 39 protein, with protein sequence MSSGFRAILPAVHSPEADPGRPERAWLTLGAAILFLTPLQSMTLSNPDEGRIAGIAQEMVLRGDWITPRVADRPYAAYPPLGYWLPAAAGVLLGFHEFAVRLPGALAAVGLVLLVHRIGRRLAGPEAGSAAGLVLCTLPGFVSQAWLCRANVLTALFCSLAVDRALEFRESRRTKDLILLYASLTLGILSKGPVAVIVAALWILGLQGAREGLRPLKELRPVRGLAAAAAAAGLWYAAVLREAGPGFLEENLLLENISAFSTGYQQRRPWSFYLGVLPLTGLPWILFLPLAWAARRGPGVIPSLRAAGFVFAFFMLSSAKRTSYLAFVHPPLAVLLGTVLADRAQRSPRSIRAVLGLLAAALGGTSAALLGVPASWWTDRVDPVRPLFPLVAALAAGAAALLGGAAGRLSLRAGLRATAGLAAAALLAYGLLIAPRADGPGRDLRAFARRVSAAIPPGSPLYDTGPELLDGAIYFYVHRLVSAGRGAPGPYLASAAQRDRLAAAGRRFRVRDSVRDNRGRELLWLEVLE encoded by the coding sequence ATGTCTTCAGGTTTCCGGGCGATCCTTCCTGCGGTGCATTCGCCCGAGGCCGATCCGGGACGTCCCGAACGCGCATGGCTGACGCTCGGGGCGGCGATCCTCTTCCTGACTCCGTTGCAAAGCATGACCCTGTCGAATCCCGACGAGGGAAGGATCGCCGGCATCGCCCAGGAAATGGTCCTTCGGGGAGACTGGATCACCCCGCGCGTGGCCGACCGGCCCTATGCGGCCTATCCGCCGCTGGGATATTGGCTGCCCGCCGCCGCGGGCGTCCTTCTCGGGTTCCACGAGTTCGCCGTGCGGCTGCCGGGAGCGCTGGCCGCCGTGGGGCTCGTCCTGCTCGTCCACCGTATCGGCCGGCGGCTCGCCGGACCGGAGGCCGGCTCCGCCGCCGGACTCGTCCTGTGCACGCTTCCCGGCTTCGTGTCGCAGGCGTGGCTCTGTCGGGCGAACGTCCTGACGGCGCTTTTTTGCTCCCTCGCGGTGGATCGGGCCCTCGAGTTTCGAGAATCCCGCCGGACGAAGGATCTGATCCTCCTTTACGCGTCCCTGACGCTCGGAATCCTGTCCAAAGGGCCCGTGGCCGTGATCGTGGCCGCGTTGTGGATTCTGGGGCTCCAGGGAGCCCGGGAGGGTCTGCGTCCGCTGAAGGAACTTCGGCCCGTGCGGGGTTTGGCGGCCGCGGCGGCGGCGGCCGGTCTGTGGTATGCCGCCGTCCTCCGGGAAGCGGGACCGGGCTTTCTGGAGGAGAACCTCCTGCTCGAAAACATCAGCGCCTTCTCCACGGGATACCAGCAGCGCCGTCCATGGTCCTTTTATCTCGGCGTCCTTCCCTTGACGGGGCTTCCCTGGATCCTGTTCCTCCCCCTGGCCTGGGCCGCCCGCCGTGGTCCCGGCGTGATTCCCTCCCTTCGGGCCGCCGGATTCGTGTTCGCCTTCTTCATGCTGTCCTCCGCCAAACGCACCAGCTATCTCGCCTTCGTCCATCCCCCCCTCGCCGTGCTCCTGGGAACCGTTCTGGCGGACCGGGCGCAACGATCCCCCCGCTCGATCCGCGCCGTCCTCGGCCTGCTGGCGGCAGCGCTCGGAGGGACGTCCGCCGCCCTTCTGGGAGTTCCGGCCTCCTGGTGGACCGACCGCGTCGATCCCGTTCGTCCCCTGTTTCCGCTCGTGGCCGCGCTGGCCGCGGGAGCGGCCGCTCTCCTCGGAGGCGCCGCCGGGCGCCTTTCTCTTCGCGCGGGGCTGAGGGCGACGGCGGGGCTCGCGGCGGCGGCCCTGCTGGCGTACGGGCTGCTGATCGCTCCACGGGCCGACGGCCCGGGACGCGACCTGCGCGCCTTCGCCCGACGGGTCTCGGCCGCGATTCCCCCCGGAAGTCCCCTTTATGACACCGGTCCCGAACTTTTGGACGGAGCGATCTACTTCTACGTCCATCGCCTCGTGTCCGCCGGCCGCGGAGCGCCCGGTCCCTACCTCGCGTCGGCCGCCCAGCGCGACCGTCTGGCGGCCGCGGGACGGCGGTTCCGCGTCCGCGATTCCGTCCGCGACAACCGCGGACGGGAGCTTCTCTGGCTGGAGGTGCTCGAATGA
- a CDS encoding phospholipid carrier-dependent glycosyltransferase, giving the protein MNFSTRRWDTPWAWAGAAAVLTILGSCGSGWAELSDADESRSGVLVQAIQRGESLFRLRTPDGWLSEKPPLYYLLAAGASFGRAVDEVSLRIVSAAAAWGTLWTGAVLGRWAGGPKAAWAALALLSANPIFARWMRRAMVDMTLTFFVAFSALAAAAGRTGRWGPRKAAVLWGVSAGLAILTKGPVGLALAVAPVAGSWILDRRGVGAASLAPAAAAVALALAVALAWYGPAWAAGGREFLETSVLGENVYMPLGRPQGIGVSHRKSFLYYFGVQAGALLPAVPLVGAMARAPWKAWAAEPVVRLLGMGFAVGLGLFEAAANKRTHYLLPLQPLLAVVLAAAAGRGMDVAAPGRAARAALGATAAALFLSGLAGLGAAAKSRDGTPPLAGHGAMLLGFGGLGVACGCVLFAAWRRRRKPPELEGAMLLAIFAAGVAGVLKASFEADGNCTRAFVAQARAILGSGERPLLAGPIHGYALDFYWPGGIRRGESEPPPRWVLVRRTHPWASDPGWRVRAAWSGRDPDRDVLLLERSEATRSR; this is encoded by the coding sequence GTGAACTTTTCGACCCGGAGATGGGATACGCCCTGGGCGTGGGCCGGCGCGGCGGCGGTCCTGACGATTCTCGGATCATGCGGATCGGGGTGGGCGGAACTGAGCGACGCCGACGAGTCCCGCAGCGGCGTCCTCGTCCAGGCGATCCAGCGCGGGGAGAGCCTCTTCCGCCTGCGGACGCCGGACGGCTGGCTGAGTGAGAAGCCGCCCCTGTACTACCTGCTGGCGGCGGGGGCGAGTTTCGGACGGGCCGTGGACGAGGTTTCCCTGCGGATCGTGTCGGCCGCGGCCGCGTGGGGAACGCTCTGGACGGGGGCGGTTCTGGGCCGGTGGGCGGGAGGCCCGAAGGCCGCCTGGGCCGCGTTGGCGCTACTGTCGGCCAATCCGATCTTCGCCCGCTGGATGCGCCGGGCGATGGTGGACATGACGCTGACGTTTTTCGTGGCCTTCTCGGCGCTGGCGGCGGCGGCGGGACGGACAGGCCGCTGGGGGCCACGGAAGGCGGCGGTTCTGTGGGGGGTGTCGGCCGGCTTGGCGATCCTGACGAAGGGACCGGTGGGCTTGGCGCTGGCGGTCGCCCCCGTCGCGGGAAGCTGGATTCTCGACCGGAGGGGAGTCGGCGCAGCGTCGCTCGCGCCGGCGGCGGCGGCGGTGGCTCTGGCGCTGGCGGTGGCTCTGGCTTGGTACGGGCCGGCGTGGGCGGCGGGGGGCCGGGAATTCCTGGAAACCTCCGTTCTCGGCGAGAACGTCTACATGCCGTTGGGGCGCCCGCAAGGAATCGGCGTGTCTCATCGGAAATCGTTCCTCTATTACTTCGGGGTGCAGGCGGGCGCGTTGCTTCCGGCGGTTCCTCTGGTCGGAGCGATGGCGCGGGCGCCCTGGAAGGCATGGGCGGCCGAACCGGTGGTTCGCCTGCTGGGCATGGGCTTTGCCGTCGGGTTGGGACTCTTCGAAGCGGCGGCCAACAAGCGGACCCACTACCTTCTTCCCCTTCAGCCTCTGCTGGCCGTCGTTCTGGCGGCGGCCGCCGGGAGGGGAATGGACGTGGCGGCGCCCGGACGCGCGGCGCGGGCGGCGCTGGGCGCGACGGCGGCGGCGTTGTTTCTGTCGGGCCTCGCGGGCCTTGGAGCGGCCGCGAAGTCGCGGGATGGAACTCCGCCGCTGGCGGGACACGGGGCGATGCTCTTGGGATTCGGAGGGCTCGGGGTGGCCTGCGGGTGCGTTCTCTTCGCGGCGTGGCGGCGCCGCCGGAAGCCGCCGGAGTTGGAAGGGGCGATGCTGCTGGCGATTTTCGCCGCGGGGGTCGCGGGCGTGCTGAAGGCCTCGTTCGAGGCGGATGGAAACTGCACGCGCGCCTTCGTGGCGCAGGCGCGGGCGATTCTCGGATCGGGAGAACGGCCGCTCCTGGCGGGTCCGATCCACGGTTACGCTCTGGATTTCTACTGGCCGGGTGGGATCCGGCGCGGGGAATCGGAGCCGCCGCCGCGGTGGGTGCTGGTCCGCCGGACGCATCCCTGGGCTTCGGATCCCGGCTGGAGGGTCCGCGCCGCCTGGTCGGGACGCGATCCGGATCGGGATGTCCTTTTGCTCGAACGGTCCGAAGCTACGAGATCGCGTTGA
- a CDS encoding NHL repeat-containing protein, producing MRLSRRRLLLAAGGTVAAAALLRRPIKRLLRPSRPQSGGRFLDPEGLALDSEGGIYVADEDQGMLFRLDPGGRTLESLSRLPGLEGPLTAGDSLVALEPGRVVLIGDHRLIDLEIRPGASRLLRVLGSPGQGPGQFQDPEGICRDEDGALWVTDEDNRRIQVFGSDGTWRGSWSVSEDPEGIAVAGSRVYVTFSKACFVGCFDRSGRPLFRFGRPGSGPGEFRVPDFVALSPEGLLYVTDQKNHRIQVFSPDGRFRFAFGRRGTAPGEFDDPEDLAFDRAGRLFVADGGNGRIQILSPRGEPLNAIS from the coding sequence TTCCCGCCCCCAATCCGGCGGCCGGTTCCTCGATCCCGAAGGGCTCGCCCTGGATTCGGAAGGCGGAATCTACGTCGCCGACGAAGACCAGGGGATGCTCTTCCGCCTGGATCCCGGCGGACGCACCCTCGAATCCCTCTCCCGTCTGCCCGGACTCGAAGGACCGCTGACGGCGGGAGACAGCCTGGTCGCCCTCGAGCCGGGTCGGGTCGTCCTCATCGGGGATCATCGCCTGATCGACCTCGAAATCCGTCCCGGCGCATCCCGCCTCCTCCGCGTTCTCGGATCTCCCGGCCAAGGACCCGGCCAGTTTCAGGACCCCGAAGGAATCTGCAGAGACGAGGACGGGGCGCTCTGGGTGACGGACGAAGACAATCGCCGCATCCAGGTGTTCGGGTCCGACGGAACGTGGCGCGGCAGCTGGTCCGTGTCGGAGGACCCCGAAGGAATCGCCGTGGCGGGAAGCCGGGTCTACGTCACGTTCAGCAAGGCCTGTTTTGTCGGCTGCTTCGACCGTTCAGGCCGGCCGCTCTTTCGGTTCGGCCGGCCGGGGTCCGGACCGGGAGAGTTTCGGGTTCCCGACTTCGTCGCCCTCTCGCCGGAGGGACTGCTCTACGTCACCGATCAGAAGAACCATCGGATCCAGGTCTTCTCCCCGGACGGACGTTTCCGATTCGCGTTCGGTCGCCGCGGGACGGCTCCCGGAGAGTTCGACGATCCGGAGGACCTGGCCTTCGACCGTGCAGGCCGCCTCTTCGTCGCCGACGGAGGAAACGGCCGGATTCAGATCCTCAGCCCGCGCGGCGAACCGCTCAACGCGATCTCGTAG